In one window of Firmicutes bacterium HGW-Firmicutes-1 DNA:
- a CDS encoding DUF2164 domain-containing protein: MRKAGISTIELTKEQKKQASQEIIEYFAREREESIGDLAGELILDFITNKIGPYFYNQAIVDVQKYMSEKIEDMYGLMH, encoded by the coding sequence ATGAGAAAAGCTGGGATAAGTACAATTGAACTTACGAAAGAACAAAAGAAACAAGCATCGCAAGAAATCATAGAATACTTTGCTCGGGAGAGAGAAGAATCGATTGGAGATTTGGCAGGAGAGCTTATTTTGGATTTCATAACAAACAAAATCGGTCCATATTTTTATAATCAGGCAATTGTTGATGTACAAAAATACATGAGTGAAAAAATTGAAGATATGTATGGGCTTATGCACTAA
- a CDS encoding glycosyl transferase family 1 produces MDHIGKLNTHVIAISNSEKCSYGSKVMAEIRQNEQNDYIEMAKQLNASNIELLVIEHEYGIFGGDHGDYILDLVNNLEIPVVTTLHTILSKPTPKQKHIIHELGKKSEKIITMAQNTKRILQADYGVKAEKIEVIHHGVPKKPLQLRETVKKKLGYENRQIICTFGLIGPGKGIEHGIEAIAKVINSSSTRDNSDVLYLILGQTHPSLKEKGMAYRNKLEDLVNELGISENVKFINKYLTKDEIILHLLLTDIYMTPYLAKDQAVSGTLAYAVGYGKAIVSTPYLYAEEMLAEERGLLAEFNNPDSLATCIKQILEEPIRKSKMERNTAKIGRTMYWDKVALRYTNVLLGIMTATTEIGVV; encoded by the coding sequence ATGGATCATATTGGGAAATTAAATACACATGTCATTGCTATTAGTAATTCTGAGAAGTGTTCTTACGGTAGTAAGGTTATGGCAGAAATTAGGCAAAATGAACAAAATGATTATATTGAAATGGCAAAGCAGTTGAATGCTTCAAATATTGAATTGCTTGTCATTGAGCATGAATATGGGATTTTTGGTGGCGATCATGGAGATTATATCCTTGACTTAGTGAACAATTTAGAAATACCAGTTGTGACTACTCTCCATACGATATTATCAAAACCTACGCCTAAACAAAAGCATATCATTCATGAGCTTGGAAAAAAGAGCGAGAAAATAATAACGATGGCTCAAAATACCAAACGAATACTTCAAGCTGATTATGGTGTTAAAGCAGAAAAAATCGAAGTCATTCATCATGGAGTTCCCAAAAAACCGCTACAATTAAGGGAAACGGTAAAGAAGAAACTTGGATATGAAAATAGACAAATTATATGTACCTTTGGTTTAATTGGACCGGGAAAAGGTATAGAACATGGTATTGAAGCTATAGCTAAGGTAATCAATAGTAGTTCTACTAGAGACAATAGTGATGTACTGTATCTTATTCTGGGACAGACGCATCCGTCATTGAAAGAAAAAGGAATGGCTTATAGAAATAAGTTAGAAGATCTTGTAAATGAGCTTGGCATAAGTGAAAATGTTAAATTTATTAACAAATACCTTACAAAAGACGAAATAATACTGCACTTGTTGTTAACGGATATTTATATGACGCCGTATCTGGCTAAGGATCAGGCAGTGAGTGGAACATTGGCTTATGCAGTAGGTTATGGCAAGGCAATCGTTTCGACGCCTTACCTATATGCAGAGGAAATGCTTGCAGAAGAAAGAGGATTACTTGCTGAATTCAACAATCCTGACTCATTGGCTACTTGTATAAAACAAATTTTAGAAGAGCCTATTAGAAAATCAAAAATGGAAAGAAATACTGCTAAGATTGGACGAACAATGTATTGGGATAAGGTTGCATTACGATATACAAATGTATTATTAGGTATTATGACAGCAACCACCGAAATTGGGGTAGTGTAA
- a CDS encoding histidine kinase, which translates to MDEYNILLKKQINKIFGSQETCEGLHPQVKEFLELINRTYIDYDNDKILLERSIDISSSEYIESIEKMNNLQAQLVSNEKMAGIGELSAGIAHEINNPLGFVQSNMEIFKKYIIKMQGLYELNQNMVNYSRSEDDCGKLCQEVLAYMKTNKMDAIFNDLEAINEETLDGLQRIEKIIKSLLGFSRRGNAEEFVDYDLNTGIKDTLVIVNNEIKYNANVIEQLETIPLISALFGEINQVLLNLIVNASHAIKSKGIFGNITIHTFADENFVYCEITDDGAGIPSNCLNRVFEPFFTTKPVGSGTGLGLSIAHDIIVNKHKGNIDVKSTIGEGTVFTLTLPIHSEQEHVDY; encoded by the coding sequence ATGGATGAATACAATATATTATTAAAAAAACAGATTAATAAAATTTTTGGTAGTCAAGAGACTTGTGAAGGACTTCACCCTCAAGTGAAGGAATTTCTAGAACTCATCAACAGAACATATATTGACTATGATAATGATAAAATCCTACTTGAAAGAAGTATTGACATCAGCTCTAGTGAATATATAGAAAGCATTGAAAAAATGAATAATTTGCAGGCCCAGCTTGTAAGCAATGAAAAGATGGCAGGTATTGGTGAACTTTCCGCAGGGATTGCTCATGAAATCAATAACCCCTTGGGTTTTGTACAGAGTAATATGGAAATATTTAAAAAATATATTATAAAAATGCAAGGACTTTATGAGCTTAATCAAAATATGGTTAACTATTCGAGAAGTGAAGATGATTGTGGAAAATTATGCCAAGAAGTGTTAGCTTATATGAAAACGAATAAAATGGATGCCATTTTTAACGATTTAGAAGCCATCAATGAAGAGACACTTGATGGTCTTCAAAGAATTGAAAAAATTATTAAGAGCTTGCTAGGGTTTTCCAGAAGAGGTAATGCAGAGGAATTTGTAGATTATGATTTGAACACGGGCATTAAAGATACTTTAGTAATTGTTAATAATGAAATTAAATATAATGCCAATGTCATAGAACAACTTGAGACTATCCCTTTGATATCTGCTTTATTTGGAGAGATTAATCAAGTGCTGTTAAATTTAATTGTGAATGCTTCTCATGCGATCAAAAGCAAAGGTATTTTTGGTAATATAACAATACATACTTTCGCTGACGAGAATTTTGTTTACTGTGAAATAACAGATGATGGAGCCGGAATCCCTTCCAATTGCTTAAACAGGGTATTTGAACCCTTCTTTACCACGAAACCAGTTGGGAGTGGTACGGGTTTGGGTCTTAGCATTGCACATGATATTATTGTTAACAAGCATAAGGGTAATATTGATGTCAAGAGCACAATTGGAGAAGGAACTGTTTTTACGCTAACTCTACCAATTCATAGTGAGCAGGAGCATGTTGATTATTAA
- the bioA gene encoding adenosylmethionine--8-amino-7-oxononanoate transaminase, producing MNDLQKKDMQYIWHPCSQMKDYESFPPIVLESGSGAYLKDVDGNQYLDAVSSWWVNLFGHCNKRINAAIDRQINTLEHAIFANFSHRPAIDLAERLVKLTPEGLNKVFFSDNGSSAIEVALKLSFQYHQQTGNPNKTRFVAISDGYHGETIGALSVGDLGLYNEIFKPLLLNTFKPQGPDCFRCPYGQKREECNAECFEHMEKTIIENHEQISGVLIEPMIQGAAGMKIYSPIYLKKLRKLCTEYNVHFIADEIAVGFGRTGKMFACEHADVSPDMMCLSKGITAGYMPLSVTLMNDTIYDAFYSDYTDLRAFMHSHSYSGNTLACAIACESLNIFEDEHILESNQKKTKLIRDMVSTMFKDHPYVGEFRQLGMVGAIELVKDQKTKEGFDWKERVGYNIYQIALKKGILLRPLGNVIYFMPPYVVEEKDIEFMVSGALQSINEYFSI from the coding sequence ATGAATGATTTACAAAAAAAGGACATGCAGTACATATGGCATCCCTGTTCTCAAATGAAGGATTATGAAAGCTTTCCACCAATCGTATTAGAAAGTGGTAGTGGTGCCTATTTAAAAGACGTTGATGGCAATCAATATTTAGATGCGGTTTCTTCCTGGTGGGTTAACTTATTTGGTCATTGCAATAAACGTATTAATGCGGCTATTGATAGACAAATCAATACCTTAGAACATGCTATTTTTGCTAACTTTTCTCATCGACCAGCGATTGACCTTGCAGAACGACTTGTGAAGCTTACACCAGAAGGGCTAAATAAAGTTTTTTTCTCAGACAATGGTTCTTCAGCCATAGAAGTAGCTTTAAAGTTGAGCTTTCAATATCACCAACAAACTGGAAACCCAAATAAAACGAGATTTGTTGCAATTTCAGATGGATACCATGGGGAGACCATCGGAGCACTTTCTGTAGGAGATTTGGGTTTATATAATGAAATTTTCAAACCATTATTATTAAATACTTTTAAGCCACAGGGACCTGACTGTTTCAGATGTCCCTATGGTCAAAAGAGAGAAGAATGTAATGCCGAGTGTTTTGAGCATATGGAAAAAACAATTATTGAAAACCACGAGCAGATTAGTGGTGTTTTAATCGAACCGATGATTCAAGGCGCAGCCGGGATGAAAATCTACTCTCCAATTTATCTGAAAAAGCTAAGAAAGCTGTGTACTGAATATAATGTACATTTTATAGCAGATGAAATTGCGGTGGGATTTGGTCGTACTGGAAAGATGTTTGCTTGTGAACATGCAGATGTATCGCCTGATATGATGTGCCTTTCAAAAGGGATCACGGCTGGTTATATGCCACTATCAGTGACACTTATGAATGATACGATTTATGATGCATTCTATAGTGATTACACTGACTTAAGAGCTTTCATGCATAGTCATAGCTATTCGGGTAATACATTAGCCTGTGCCATTGCCTGCGAGTCCTTGAATATATTTGAAGATGAACATATATTAGAAAGTAATCAGAAAAAAACAAAGCTGATTCGAGATATGGTTAGTACAATGTTTAAGGATCATCCCTATGTAGGAGAATTTCGACAATTAGGCATGGTAGGGGCAATCGAATTGGTTAAAGATCAGAAGACGAAAGAAGGTTTTGATTGGAAAGAACGCGTAGGATATAACATATATCAGATTGCACTTAAAAAAGGAATATTGCTTCGGCCGTTAGGAAATGTTATTTATTTTATGCCACCGTATGTTGTTGAAGAAAAAGATATTGAGTTCATGGTTTCAGGTGCGTTACAATCCATAAATGAATATTTTAGCATTTAG
- a CDS encoding hybrid sensor histidine kinase/response regulator, producing MRVLVVDDDRFNLMVAQGYLQYYFKEYTVFLCQDPKAVMGMLETENIDILLLDIMMPEIDGIDILRQIRSNEAYGDLQVIMLTAMNDSESFKTCFEIGASDYVRKPIDITEFQARLKAVAKNRSNTLMLKDMIDVMKKQNIELKTVNALLKDTQFHLVQSEKMAAIGELAAGVAHEINNPIGYIGSNLETLSNYLKKINEYFIYNQECLEGMVTCFEDSQYKQIMDTIKGKYNQLKIEAITGDLENIITDSKNGIQRVAEIIQSLLNLSTTSLDQEKDFCLLELIVNQVFLIVKHEAENVAVITQNNTMLPEIYCNAGQIGQVLLNILLNAIQAIKLQSKESLGHIEVNTYQEADYMCISITDDGPGIPEENLDKIYNPFFTSRDVGQGTGLGLSISFDIIVNKHKGVLDVKSILNEGTTFIIKLPISV from the coding sequence ATGAGAGTACTTGTTGTAGATGATGATCGCTTCAATTTAATGGTGGCACAAGGCTATTTGCAGTATTATTTCAAGGAATATACCGTTTTTCTTTGCCAAGATCCTAAAGCAGTAATGGGTATGCTGGAAACAGAAAATATTGATATACTTTTACTTGATATCATGATGCCTGAAATAGATGGTATAGATATCCTTAGGCAAATACGTAGCAACGAAGCATATGGTGATTTGCAAGTGATTATGTTGACTGCAATGAATGATAGTGAAAGCTTCAAAACGTGTTTTGAAATAGGTGCAAGTGATTATGTTAGAAAGCCAATTGATATAACGGAATTTCAAGCTAGACTTAAAGCTGTGGCAAAAAATAGAAGCAATACGCTTATGCTTAAAGACATGATTGATGTGATGAAGAAACAAAACATTGAACTCAAAACGGTTAACGCTTTATTAAAAGACACTCAATTTCATTTGGTTCAATCTGAAAAGATGGCAGCGATTGGAGAGCTTGCGGCAGGAGTCGCCCATGAAATTAACAATCCCATTGGGTATATTGGCAGTAATCTTGAAACCTTATCCAATTATTTGAAAAAAATAAATGAATACTTTATTTACAATCAAGAATGCTTAGAGGGCATGGTTACGTGTTTTGAAGATTCACAATATAAACAGATTATGGATACAATAAAAGGAAAATACAATCAACTTAAAATTGAAGCCATAACAGGAGATTTAGAAAATATTATAACAGATTCCAAAAATGGTATTCAAAGGGTTGCAGAAATTATTCAATCTCTTTTAAATCTTTCCACAACCAGTTTAGATCAAGAAAAGGATTTCTGCTTATTGGAGCTAATCGTTAATCAGGTTTTTCTTATTGTAAAACATGAAGCGGAGAACGTGGCAGTAATAACTCAAAACAATACGATGCTTCCTGAAATCTATTGTAATGCGGGGCAAATTGGTCAAGTTCTATTGAATATACTTCTCAATGCAATTCAAGCCATTAAGTTGCAAAGTAAAGAATCTCTGGGACATATAGAAGTCAATACATATCAAGAGGCAGATTATATGTGCATTTCAATTACAGATGATGGACCAGGAATACCAGAGGAAAATCTGGATAAAATCTACAACCCATTTTTTACTTCGAGGGATGTTGGCCAGGGTACTGGATTAGGATTAAGTATTTCCTTTGACATCATAGTTAATAAGCATAAGGGTGTATTAGATGTAAAAAGTATATTAAATGAAGGCACAACTTTTATTATTAAGCTACCAATATCGGTATAG
- a CDS encoding nucleotidyltransferase, which yields MKALFLAGGMGTRLQPLTDKLPKPMVPIMNKPLLERTMLNLKKCGISDIIISTCYQPEYIEHYFGNGSSLNLNIEYIVEDSPMGTGGAVKMAEDKFDDSFVVFNSDILSDIDLSKMIDFHKSKQAIATIAVTEVQDPSMYGVIECDSSGYATSFKEKPKQGETSSTSINAGIYIFEPEIFEEIAFDKLVSIERETFPKLLEKDKKIGVYHSGSYWMDIGTIAKYMQTHIDILDGKCKLVDCELNSDKISFGENVQVHPNSKIIGPAYIGDNVIIGEEVVIKHSVIGNNVSIEAKSRITGSILWDGVIINKNVRLMNTIVTSNSCVDKDINLLNTVYDSEITQLYEII from the coding sequence ATGAAAGCACTATTTCTTGCCGGAGGGATGGGCACTAGACTTCAACCTCTAACGGATAAGCTGCCCAAACCGATGGTTCCTATTATGAATAAACCATTACTTGAAAGAACTATGCTCAACCTTAAAAAGTGCGGCATATCGGATATTATAATAAGCACTTGCTATCAACCCGAATACATTGAACACTATTTCGGAAATGGAAGTAGTTTGAATTTAAACATAGAATATATAGTAGAAGATAGTCCAATGGGTACTGGTGGAGCTGTTAAAATGGCAGAAGATAAATTCGATGATTCTTTTGTTGTGTTTAACTCAGATATACTAAGTGATATTGACTTAAGCAAAATGATCGATTTCCATAAATCAAAACAAGCAATTGCCACAATAGCAGTAACTGAAGTTCAGGATCCTTCGATGTATGGCGTCATTGAATGTGATTCAAGTGGATATGCGACTTCGTTTAAAGAAAAGCCAAAACAAGGGGAAACATCGTCAACATCCATAAATGCTGGTATTTACATATTTGAGCCAGAAATCTTCGAAGAGATTGCATTCGATAAGTTAGTATCTATTGAAAGAGAAACTTTCCCCAAATTACTTGAAAAAGATAAAAAAATTGGGGTTTATCATAGTGGTAGTTATTGGATGGATATTGGCACAATTGCAAAATATATGCAGACGCATATAGACATATTGGATGGAAAATGCAAGCTTGTTGATTGTGAATTAAATAGTGACAAAATTAGCTTTGGTGAAAATGTTCAAGTCCATCCGAATTCTAAAATTATTGGTCCGGCATATATCGGAGATAACGTTATAATTGGAGAAGAAGTTGTCATAAAACATTCTGTAATAGGTAATAACGTTTCCATTGAGGCTAAAAGTAGGATTACTGGAAGTATTCTTTGGGATGGCGTCATTATAAACAAAAATGTGAGATTAATGAACACCATAGTTACATCAAACAGTTGTGTAGATAAGGACATAAATCTTTTGAACACAGTATATGATAGTGAAATTACCCAGCTATATGAAATTATCTAA
- a CDS encoding glycosidase produces MCSIIWYSVYGNIKTFKSPNYSLIVWILTRLERNSIMIKFTKLGVVMRPFKDQFGSFARFNPGIQLKDGIVHMLYRATNSDIKDKEKYISYIGYAKLDTKTNILYDSNDKVIYPTLPEEIKGCEDPRIVEFEGCFYIFYTAYDGITARVAIAKTEDFIKYDKLGVIKHFSWDKDAFIFPERINGMIGYLHRISPNIQLDYFESFDELLSINSWEDYENKIETSTIMKSEYFWENQKIGGSVPPIKTAKGWLLLYHAVDDQFVYRGSVALLDLENPSNVIARIPYPLLEPVEEYELFGDVNNVVFPEGAYIHEGELYIYYGAADKYIAVAKIEVDLLLAELTKYPVNYKLVKLQSLPKDI; encoded by the coding sequence ATGTGTAGTATCATATGGTATAGCGTTTATGGAAATATCAAAACATTTAAAAGTCCAAACTATTCTTTAATAGTTTGGATTTTAACTCGATTAGAAAGGAATTCTATAATGATAAAATTTACTAAACTAGGTGTTGTGATGAGACCATTTAAGGATCAATTTGGAAGCTTTGCTAGATTCAATCCTGGCATACAATTGAAGGACGGAATTGTACATATGTTATATAGAGCGACAAATAGTGATATTAAAGATAAAGAAAAATATATATCTTACATTGGTTATGCGAAGTTAGATACAAAAACCAATATTTTATATGACTCAAATGATAAGGTGATTTATCCAACACTACCTGAGGAGATTAAAGGTTGTGAAGATCCGAGAATTGTTGAATTTGAGGGTTGTTTTTACATTTTTTATACTGCCTATGATGGAATCACAGCTAGAGTGGCTATAGCTAAAACAGAGGATTTCATTAAATATGATAAACTGGGCGTAATAAAACATTTTAGTTGGGATAAAGACGCGTTTATTTTTCCTGAAAGAATTAATGGAATGATTGGATATTTGCACAGAATTTCGCCGAATATTCAGTTAGACTATTTTGAAAGTTTTGATGAACTTCTTTCTATAAATTCATGGGAAGATTATGAAAATAAGATTGAAACATCAACAATTATGAAAAGCGAGTATTTCTGGGAGAATCAAAAAATTGGCGGCAGCGTGCCACCAATTAAAACAGCAAAGGGATGGCTATTATTATATCATGCAGTTGATGATCAGTTTGTATATCGCGGTAGTGTAGCGCTTCTTGATTTAGAGAATCCTTCAAATGTAATTGCTCGCATACCTTACCCTCTTCTTGAGCCGGTGGAAGAATATGAACTATTCGGTGATGTCAATAATGTAGTCTTTCCCGAAGGTGCTTATATCCATGAAGGAGAATTGTATATATATTATGGTGCAGCTGATAAGTATATAGCCGTTGCTAAAATAGAAGTTGATTTACTACTTGCGGAACTAACCAAGTATCCTGTAAATTATAAGCTAGTTAAGCTACAATCATTGCCAAAGGATATTTAG
- a CDS encoding response regulator, with protein sequence MKNSVREVIMKKILFVDDETQILKALGRVLMDTDYKVNTVDSGEMALEFLKHNNVDLIISDMRMPFMDGYELLSKVKLLYPNIIRIILSGYSDEKVVFNALQKNIAKLYIMKPWENDKLLTIIDQVFKTEEILTSVNLLTLINGTEHLPTIKESYQRILQLIDKESDLSNIALEIERDQSIASKLLHVANSAYYSAKTGSLKQAITYIGIQNTRNLVISTSIIEGFKSNSIVKEKMEKIWNHAFITNKLLSFIYQKHLHKKLPETLSATGLLHNIGLVLFLSNYGQEYLKLMLNAKTQKKCIEELELEKFKVTHNEAGSYLLNWWEFPYAIVEATMYHHKPFDENITNNELVCALHIAQRYAWDLMKEETYEDFDLRVFEYLKISKGDFEISLASFKL encoded by the coding sequence ATGAAAAATAGTGTCAGGGAGGTTATCATGAAGAAAATATTGTTTGTTGATGACGAGACTCAAATATTAAAGGCGTTAGGTAGAGTTCTTATGGATACGGATTACAAAGTAAATACAGTTGATAGTGGAGAAATGGCCTTAGAATTTCTAAAACACAATAACGTTGATTTAATCATATCGGATATGCGAATGCCTTTTATGGACGGGTATGAATTACTGTCCAAAGTAAAATTGCTATATCCTAATATCATACGAATTATTCTAAGTGGATATTCAGATGAAAAAGTCGTTTTCAATGCACTTCAAAAAAACATAGCTAAATTATATATTATGAAACCTTGGGAAAATGATAAGCTCTTGACAATCATTGATCAAGTATTTAAGACAGAAGAAATATTGACCTCTGTTAATTTACTAACATTAATTAATGGTACAGAACATCTGCCTACGATAAAAGAAAGCTACCAAAGAATACTTCAACTTATTGATAAGGAATCTGACTTATCTAATATTGCTCTAGAAATTGAGCGAGATCAATCAATTGCTTCAAAGCTATTACATGTTGCAAATTCGGCATATTATAGTGCAAAAACAGGTTCGCTTAAACAAGCAATTACCTATATAGGAATTCAAAATACTAGGAATTTAGTTATTTCTACCTCAATAATTGAAGGATTTAAATCAAACAGTATTGTTAAAGAAAAAATGGAAAAAATATGGAACCATGCATTTATTACGAATAAGCTATTGAGCTTCATTTATCAAAAACATTTGCATAAAAAGCTGCCTGAAACCTTATCTGCAACGGGGTTACTGCACAATATTGGTCTTGTATTATTTTTGAGTAACTACGGACAAGAATATTTAAAACTTATGCTAAATGCAAAAACACAAAAAAAATGTATTGAAGAATTAGAGTTAGAGAAGTTTAAAGTGACACATAATGAAGCAGGTAGCTATCTGTTAAATTGGTGGGAATTCCCATATGCTATTGTTGAAGCTACAATGTATCATCATAAACCATTTGACGAAAACATAACGAATAATGAACTAGTATGTGCACTTCATATTGCACAGAGATATGCATGGGACTTGATGAAAGAAGAAACGTATGAAGATTTTGATCTGCGTGTTTTTGAATATTTAAAAATATCAAAAGGTGATTTTGAGATTAGTTTGGCTTCGTTTAAATTATAA
- a CDS encoding 50S ribosomal protein L25 produces MEEIILEAVERTKQPGKFREAGFVPGVIYGDSVAGATSVKFNAIALRKIINKHGSNAKIWIKFNDSKKFGFIKEVQQNPISRNITHLDVQMVSKEHEIKMQIPIIFNGDEALKTRQLQLQIYKSEISVFGKMALMPDSLTVDVSDMQLGDSITLNNFTLDEKLKVNEMEDVILGMIIHLKNQAAEVEDEAEVEAETK; encoded by the coding sequence ATGGAAGAGATTATTTTAGAAGCAGTAGAAAGAACGAAACAACCAGGAAAATTCAGAGAAGCTGGTTTTGTACCGGGTGTAATTTACGGAGATAGTGTTGCTGGAGCAACTTCTGTAAAATTTAATGCAATTGCCTTAAGAAAGATAATTAACAAACATGGCTCTAACGCTAAAATATGGATTAAGTTTAATGACAGTAAGAAATTTGGATTTATTAAAGAGGTACAACAAAATCCGATCTCAAGGAATATTACTCATTTAGATGTTCAAATGGTTTCAAAAGAGCATGAAATAAAAATGCAAATCCCTATTATATTTAATGGTGATGAAGCGTTAAAAACGAGACAACTACAGCTACAAATATACAAATCTGAAATATCAGTTTTTGGGAAGATGGCTTTAATGCCCGATTCATTGACTGTCGATGTATCAGATATGCAATTAGGTGATTCCATCACTTTAAATAATTTTACTTTGGATGAAAAGTTGAAAGTGAATGAAATGGAAGATGTAATCTTAGGAATGATAATTCATTTAAAGAATCAAGCAGCAGAAGTTGAAGATGAAGCTGAAGTTGAAGCTGAAACTAAGTAA
- a CDS encoding glycosyltransferase, protein MELKSSDALFENYLADITDDVGIFQHSIYGIPDLSKGYTTDDNSRALILAVLLFERFKKRKHLKLIYKYLAFLLYAQNDNGKFKNFMNYNREFLEEEGSEDCFGRCLWAIGRTISSDAIPENMKRSCWHIVNKALEQWPTLNSPRAKAYSIVGLSYLTQRPEVIKHIEDLSMSLVKQYSKFKDGDWHWFEDSMTYGNAFFPWSLFKAYHILGTDIMRETAIESMDFLGSITLKEAYFKPIGCNGWLMKGEAPAAYDEQPLEACETLLAYLDYYEMTSDKKYLESAEKCFNWYKGQNSKGLSLIDEDTGACYDGLNENGLNLNQGSECVVSYGIAFMEISKHLKVQTIL, encoded by the coding sequence ATGGAACTAAAGAGCAGTGATGCATTATTTGAAAATTATCTAGCAGACATAACTGATGATGTGGGTATATTCCAACACAGCATTTACGGTATCCCAGACTTAAGTAAAGGGTATACGACTGACGATAATTCAAGAGCATTGATATTAGCAGTATTGCTTTTTGAACGATTTAAGAAAAGAAAACATTTAAAACTTATATATAAATACCTGGCTTTTCTGCTTTATGCTCAAAATGATAATGGAAAGTTTAAAAATTTCATGAATTATAACAGAGAGTTTTTAGAAGAAGAGGGGTCCGAAGATTGCTTTGGAAGATGTCTTTGGGCTATAGGACGTACAATTTCAAGTGATGCTATTCCGGAAAATATGAAAAGAAGTTGTTGGCATATTGTTAATAAAGCCTTAGAACAGTGGCCAACACTTAATTCGCCAAGGGCAAAAGCCTACTCTATAGTTGGATTAAGCTATTTGACACAGAGACCAGAAGTGATTAAACATATTGAGGATTTATCAATGTCCTTAGTAAAGCAATATTCAAAGTTCAAGGATGGCGATTGGCATTGGTTTGAAGACTCTATGACTTATGGAAACGCTTTTTTCCCGTGGTCTCTATTTAAAGCATATCATATTCTGGGAACAGATATTATGCGTGAAACGGCTATTGAAAGTATGGATTTTCTTGGTAGCATAACCTTAAAGGAAGCCTATTTTAAACCGATCGGATGTAATGGTTGGTTAATGAAAGGTGAAGCACCAGCAGCGTATGATGAACAACCCTTAGAGGCATGCGAGACACTACTTGCGTATCTAGATTATTATGAAATGACTTCAGATAAAAAGTATCTTGAGAGTGCAGAAAAATGTTTTAATTGGTACAAAGGTCAAAATTCAAAGGGACTATCTTTAATTGATGAAGATACCGGAGCTTGTTATGACGGTCTAAATGAAAATGGCTTGAATTTAAATCAAGGCTCAGAATGTGTAGTATCATATGGTATAGCGTTTATGGAAATATCAAAACATTTAAAAGTCCAAACTATTCTTTAA